The Nostoc sp. UHCC 0926 genome segment GCCCAGAATATCAGACTCAAACCCTCCCCAAGTTTGTGCTTTTTCATCAATGTGAGAACTATGACCAACTACCGGATTACGTATTGCAAAGTCCATTGCGTTATTCTCCTAATAAGGTATGTGGTCGTAGTTGATATCATCGTCAGATTCTGGCACTTCATCCCAGTAACCCATCTCTTCAAATCGGCTATAAATTCTCGTTGCTAATTGCCTTACGGGGTCGTCAAAATCATCAGAAATTAAATCAAATCGGTTAGAGCCAAATGCCAGAATATTTGCAATGTCAGGGTCAATACCATTACCTAAGAATTGACCAAATGCAGCAGAGTATGGATGGTCATCAATGGTTTCATGAGTTGCTAAGAATTCCGTTCCTGTGAGGGGTAAGTAAAGGCTGCAAAGAAAACTATTTATTTCGCGCTTCGTAGCTGTTGGGTTAAGAGCCTTAAATTGCTGGAGTTTCAAAGCATTATCAGTGAAAGAACAGCGTCCCCAATCGTTGGGATTTTTGTAATCGAGTGCCATTTGTTAGAATCCTTTTGTACTTTCGTTTTTGCGGCGAGAGATACGTCCCGGAGTGAGGCGATTGCAATGATTGGTCGTCGGTGCAATCGCTTCATTATCAGTTCTCACAAAACTCAACAAGTTCAAAAACCTCCCTAATTACTTGGTTTTGGCTTAATTCTTTACGCCTGCCCTTGGAGTCATTGAATATGAAAGGGGCATTGACTCGACAATTAGAGCGATGGCTGTAGCGCAATTGTTGACCACGGAATTCATACAAGTGGTTACGCTGTAAGGCTGTCGTTGAAAGCATAAGTTTGTCCCTCAGCTTGGGAATATAACTCGATATTTAGGATGGCTTCGTGAATCTCGAAAAGCGCTTGAATGGCATCACCCAAACGGAGGTCATTTGACGTAGTGAATCGCTCTGATGCCTCTAATTTCATGTACTCTGGCGTTGCCCTCAACATCCTCAAACTCTCTTCTTTCCCTTTGAGAATTGCTAAAATTTGCTCTACAGTCAAAATTTGCTGCATAGATATACGCTCCAAAGAAACTAGGAATTGTGATGCAAGCTATTAAAAGGACTGGGCGGATTTTGAAAGCAAGCCACTGATAATCAGACTCTAATTTGTCCCTATTATTGTTTGTTTTGGTTGACATACATTACTAAGCCCACAGTAAATAACCCAACTCCTAAAGGCGATATACAAGCAGCTACACCACCAATTAGGGAGAGGGTAGCCACACCAGAATAAAAACAAACTTCAGTTAGTAAGTGCATTTTTCTTTCCTTTGAAATGAAGTGCAAGAGAAATAGAAATCTGGCATCGGATAATGCCATCTTTGAAGCAATATCTAGGGATTTGCTGCTAGGTTTAGAATCTCTTGCAATGACTTTTGAGCAGTTCGCTGTTTCTGGGTTATTCCCCGTTGGGACAAAAAATCTTTGGCGTTCACTCCTTTGATGGAATGAGCAGCAGTCACAAACTCGGCTGCAAACTGGTCTAAATAGCTTTCTAAGCCATCTCTGACAGTGTTGGAATGAATTTCTACAAAGTTGTCTACGACTGCTTGACCACTTAAATAAGCCAGAGTCGAAGCGATTTTCTCAATGGTCAGCACGTAATTACCAGCAAATTCTTGAAGGGCATTGAGAGTACCATCAATAATCTGTTGCTGTTGTTCTATTGGTAAAGGACTATCGCTTGAAGGAGCGATGCCTGCGGCAACCCCAGAGGGGAACGCAGCTTCTTCTCCCCTATTTTGTTCAAGAGCCTTCTGCTTGAATGTATTAGCTAGGGTTTCAAACTCTGCCAAAGTTATTTCCTTGAGGCTATCAAAATCATCGGGGTAAGCTTCTTGAAGACTGAATCTGATAATCTCTTCAGCAACTCCCAAACGTTCGGCAGATTCTTTAATAGAAATCATTTCTGGCTTATTGGTTTTGGTGGAATTAGGACTCATGCAGCTGTACCTCTTTGAATTACTTGGGCGAACTGTGCTTGAAACTTGGCTTGACTGAATTCCTGGGGATACTTTTTGATGTAGTTCTTTACCCGTTCGACAGAACGCAGATTAGCCATCACTCGTCCAATGCGGGACAGAACCCAGCTTTGGTACGGGGATAACGGACAAGAGCGATCCGTACTGCCATCAGTTTTTACTGGGTAGGCTTGCCGATAGCCATCTATGCGGTAAAGAGCTATACCGTCCCAACTGACCAAAGTTGAACGAGCAACGTTAAGAATTTTTGCTAGTTCAGATTTCGTAACATAACTTGAGCAAAACAGACCAGGGGAATCTAAATCAAGTCCCCGTGAGGGATTTGATGTTTTCATACTTCATTTATTGATTAATGGTCAAACAGTAATTGATAGTCAATAACAAATGCTGACAAGTAATCAACAAGTATTGACAACTAACGGTAGCTTTGGAGTGTCCACACGCTAAAAGGATTGATTTATAAGGTTTTTCCTTACTCGGCAGACACGAATTGGTTAACGGCTGTTGTTGTTTCTCTGTCTTGTCTGTTATCATAACGTATATCGCGCAATCGCGCAATACGTGGTAGACGAAGATGCCGGAGGTGATGCGAGAATACTAGATATCGCGCAAAGAGAGAAAATGTCTAAGAAAATTCCAGAGGGAATGACTGAGCTAAGTGTCTATGTGGACAAGGATGTGAAACTGAAATTTAAAGTGGCCTGTACTAAGCAAGGTAAGCCTATGGGTGAAATAGTAAACACATTACTCAAGGATTGGCTTAAGACAAATGAGTAAAGACGCGATCACAAAGGGGAAACTAACCTATCACTCAAGCTATAGCCAAACTAGTAAGATTTGATGGATTTATTAATTGGTATCTATATACGGATTTCTGACTTTTTACTGACTGTTAGCCAAATGACAATATGTGCCTAATGTTACTCAATGATATGCTGACAAGCAAACAACATCTCAACCCCAACCAACTAAGTTCTATTTATGGTTTTAAATCGTTAAGAAATTGAGCTAATAAGCCAAAAAGTCTGCGAGGTACGAACTCACAGACTTAGGCTCAAATTCTTCATTTGATTTCGGTTGTTGTAATTTGTGGCTTCGGTGCTTGGAACCACCTACCACGCGTCCACCCCGCCAGAAAAGACAGAATGTAAAACCCCCACTGGAGTAAGAATCAAGTGGAGCCTTTTATTGATTATAAGCCTTACTTCCAACAGATTAAAAGGGAAAAAAGAACTTATTTGAAGGCTTTACCCAAACTACTTGATTCTTTTCCCTCTACCGCACAAGTTACGCCAACTGTTCTGTAGATAAAAGTTGAACATCAGTCTTTTCTTGGCGAGGGCACTGTAACCCTTGCCAGGAGAAAGAAATTGAAAAATCTATCCAGTGTTCTACCATCTGCTCTAAACCTACTGCCAGTAGAAAGCTTAAGTGAGTTTGCCAGCCGAATTGAGCGAGAATTTCTTATCGGCTCTGCGATCGCAATTTCTCTGTACACTGATAACATCCGCATCGTCTCCGACATAGAAATTAGTGCTGGGGGGGATGTCTCAACCCCAATCCACGATGCACTGAACTGGAAATATACCAGATTTGGGCATCAAGCCAAACCCACACTCCACGCCGCAATATTTTTTAATGAAGACGGTAGCCCCTGGCAAGGCAAACTCAGTCAACCGAGGACTGACACGAAAAAAGACAAAGAGCAAAAATACGAAACCCCAATTGGCAACGGTTCACGGGCTTATCTCCCCACCGTCAACCGAGAAAATAGACGCTTAATAGCCAACCGCTACGGCGTAGAAGTCCCCCCTCCTGGCGAAAGTTTCTGGGACTGGCTTGAACTCCACCCAGAAATCCCAATCATCATTACAGAAGGCGGTAAAAAATCCTTATGCCTGTTGTCACAGGGGTATGTAGCCATTGCCCTTTACGGAATTAACGGCGGCTACCGCAGCAAGGATTTATTAGGCAACCCTGTCAAGCCCTATCTAATCTCAGATATAGCACGATTTGCTGTTAAGGGGAGAAAATTTACCCTCGCCTTTGACCAAGACACCAATACTCTAACCCAGAGACGGGTTAACGCCGCGACTTTCCGCTTTAGCCGATTACTGACTGCCGCCGGTTCAATAGTTGATATCGCCATCTGGGACGGTCAAAAAGGACTGTGTAAAGGCGTTGATGACCTGATAGTAAACACTGGCGTGGCTGCGTGGTCAACAGCCTTAAACCAAGCCCTTTCAGTAGCACATTGGCAGTTGTGGCAACGCTTAGAAAATCGGTTAACTTACGAACCCTCATTAAAACTAACCACAGCCGACTTATCGACCTTAGAGATCAAAGACTTACCTGAGTCAGGAATTATTGCCCTTAACTCAGGCAAAGGCACTGGTAAAACTAAGTTTATGGCCAAAACAACAGCGCATTCTCCGAAATTATTAGCACCAAGTCACAGAATTGCGCTCATACAGAATTTATGTGCCAGGGCAGATTTAGATTACCGAGGCGACTTAGATAAAGTCAACGGCAATTTTATCAAAGGAGGAGCTTACAGCTTCCGAATTGGTTTTTGTGTTGATTCGCTGCTAGCCATCGACCCGAAAAAATTTGCTGGTTGTGACTTAATGATTGATGAAATTGTCCAAGTTGTTCGTCACTTACTAACTTCTAGTACTTGCGATAAAGACGGGAAACGTCCCGCATTACTAGCGAGATTTGCAGAATTAATTAGAGTCGCTCGGAGAATAATTGTTGCTGACGCTGATTTAAACAACCCAACCCTAAATTACCTCTGGGAACTCCGTGAAAACCCAGATCCAATCTACTTAATTTACAACGACTATCAACCCAAACCCTACCACATAACATTTATTCAAGCCAAAGATAAATCAGCTGTAATCAACGAGTTAATCCAAAATGCACGGAA includes the following:
- a CDS encoding plasmid partition protein ParG, translated to MVDEDAGGDARILDIAQREKMSKKIPEGMTELSVYVDKDVKLKFKVACTKQGKPMGEIVNTLLKDWLKTNE